In a genomic window of Parus major isolate Abel unplaced genomic scaffold, Parus_major1.1 Scaffold246, whole genome shotgun sequence:
- the RGS1 gene encoding regulator of G-protein signaling 1, with protein MPGFFFSHNNVTELNGKEDCKLAEGKGHKKKQKAFGADLKSYLKCMVPHIESGIKTSNSRNIMLSAEEVIQWSQSLEKLLASQSGQGVFREFLRSEFSEENIEFWLACEDYKKSKSDHLHGKAERIYEEFVQSDAIKQINIDYQMREATAKKAQDPTHTSFDEAQKTVYILMERDSYPRFLKSKSYLNLLNQLQTNTSK; from the exons ATGCCAGGATTCTTTTTCTCCCACAACAACGTGACTgaattaaatggaaaagaagattGCAAGCTCGCAGAAGGCAAAGGccacaaaaagaagcaaaaagctTT TGGTGCAGATCTCAAAAGTTATTTGAAATGCATGGTGCCACATATTGAATCTGGGATCAAGACTTCCAACTCCAGAAATATCAT GCTCTCTGCAGAGGAAGTTATTCAGTGGTCACAGTCCTTGGAAAAGCTCTTGGCCAGCCAAA GTGGTCAAGGCGTCTTCCGGGAGTTCCTGAGGTCAGAATTCAGCGAGGAAAACATCGAGTTCTGGTTGGCTTGTGAGGATTACAAGAAAAGCAAGTCTGATCACTTACATGGCAAAGCAGAGAGGATTTATGAGGAGTTTGTCCAGTCAGATGCCATTAAGCAG atCAATATTGACTATCAGATGAGGGAAGCAACAGCCAAAAAGGCTCAAGACCCAACTCACACAAGTTTTGATGAAGCCCAGAAAACAGTGTACATCCTTATGGAAAGGGATTCATATcccagatttttaaaatccaaatccTACCTGAACCTTTTGAACCAGCTGCAAACTAACACTTCAAAATAA